From a single Mycolicibacterium moriokaense genomic region:
- a CDS encoding acyl-CoA dehydrogenase: MALAITDEQEQLAAAVTSFAARHAPIDKTRASFDSIAAGELPSWWEDLTAYGFHAVHLPQSVGGQGGTMTDLGCVVEAAAAALLPGPLLSTTIASAVADLADDSKSALIAELAAGATAVVVLPDHSNVRAVRDGDAWRLDGTSAPTLGIVAAQRILLAAHTDGTVRWFVLAADGAGLSITRPRGTDLSTDVGILTLTAYAVPASAELTGISVERAHCTAVALTACASAGTVRRCAEAATDYIRTREQFGQPVGAFQALQHKAAVLFVNSELASAAAWDAIRACGDSVEQQRLAAGAAALTAVAAGPDLVLDALLMYGAVGYTWEHDTHLYWRRATSLAASIGSITQWARQSGELLLTEKRSTALNLGDVESEFRASVAATLDQARTLRNAHASDDDRAPGLAWGDQRDLLAEYGLVAPHLPPPWGIGASSLQQVIITEEFDKRPDVQRPSLGIAEWILPTILSHGTDAQRQRFAEPMLRGTERWCQLFSEPGAGSDLASLSTRARKVDGGWLINGHKIWTSLADRAQFGALLARTDPDAPKHRGISYFLIDMTSPGLTVEPIRQASGHQDFNEVFFSDVFVPDDMLVGKPGDGWNLAVATMAVERTAIGNYVNIDRSAALRHVARQDGLDRDAALQALGEIEAYTAAIRALVLRETLRLAQGQAAGPTSSIAKYAMVMLLRRASTATLRLTGETPLLEESEPAVIGPYLDMPSELIGGGTAEIQLTVIASMILGLPRK; this comes from the coding sequence ATGGCTTTGGCGATCACAGACGAGCAGGAACAGCTGGCGGCAGCGGTCACGAGCTTCGCCGCACGTCACGCGCCGATCGACAAGACGAGAGCGTCGTTCGACTCGATCGCGGCGGGCGAACTTCCGTCATGGTGGGAAGACCTCACCGCATACGGATTTCACGCGGTGCACCTTCCCCAATCCGTCGGAGGTCAGGGCGGCACGATGACCGACCTGGGATGCGTCGTCGAGGCCGCCGCCGCGGCGCTGCTACCCGGCCCCCTGCTCAGCACCACGATCGCCAGTGCCGTCGCAGATCTCGCCGACGACTCCAAGTCCGCGCTGATCGCCGAACTCGCGGCCGGAGCAACCGCCGTCGTCGTACTCCCAGACCACTCGAACGTGCGCGCTGTCCGCGACGGTGACGCCTGGCGTCTTGACGGTACCAGTGCACCGACACTCGGAATCGTAGCGGCGCAACGCATTCTGCTTGCCGCACACACCGACGGAACGGTGCGCTGGTTCGTCCTCGCAGCCGATGGCGCCGGTTTGTCGATCACGCGGCCACGCGGTACCGACCTGAGCACGGATGTCGGCATTCTGACGCTGACTGCCTACGCCGTCCCCGCGAGCGCTGAGCTCACCGGAATCTCCGTCGAGCGCGCCCACTGCACCGCGGTCGCCCTCACGGCGTGCGCGTCCGCGGGCACGGTGCGCAGGTGCGCGGAGGCGGCGACGGACTACATCCGTACCCGTGAGCAGTTCGGTCAACCCGTCGGCGCCTTCCAAGCCCTGCAGCACAAGGCCGCGGTGCTGTTCGTCAACTCGGAACTGGCGTCCGCCGCAGCCTGGGACGCCATCCGGGCGTGCGGGGATTCCGTTGAGCAACAACGACTCGCCGCCGGTGCCGCCGCGTTGACGGCCGTCGCGGCGGGTCCCGACCTCGTGCTCGACGCGTTGCTGATGTACGGCGCCGTCGGATACACGTGGGAGCACGACACCCATCTGTACTGGCGCCGCGCGACCAGCCTTGCCGCGTCGATCGGGTCGATCACCCAGTGGGCCCGGCAGTCGGGCGAGCTCCTGCTGACGGAGAAGCGTTCGACGGCACTGAATCTCGGCGACGTCGAATCGGAGTTTCGTGCGTCCGTCGCTGCGACGCTCGATCAGGCCCGCACCCTGCGCAACGCGCATGCGTCTGATGACGACAGGGCACCGGGACTGGCCTGGGGAGACCAACGCGATCTGCTTGCCGAGTACGGTCTTGTCGCGCCGCACCTGCCCCCGCCGTGGGGAATCGGCGCGTCGTCGTTGCAGCAGGTCATCATCACCGAGGAGTTCGACAAGCGACCCGACGTACAGCGACCTTCGCTCGGCATCGCGGAGTGGATTCTGCCGACGATCCTCAGCCACGGAACCGACGCGCAGCGGCAACGCTTCGCCGAGCCGATGCTGCGCGGCACCGAACGTTGGTGCCAGCTGTTCAGTGAACCGGGCGCGGGTTCTGACCTCGCATCGCTGAGCACCCGCGCCCGGAAAGTCGATGGCGGGTGGCTGATCAACGGGCACAAGATCTGGACGTCACTGGCCGACCGCGCGCAGTTCGGGGCATTGCTCGCCCGCACCGATCCCGACGCGCCCAAGCACCGGGGTATCAGCTATTTCCTCATCGACATGACGTCGCCGGGGCTCACCGTCGAACCCATCAGACAGGCCAGCGGGCATCAGGACTTCAACGAGGTCTTCTTCAGCGATGTCTTCGTTCCCGACGACATGCTTGTCGGAAAGCCTGGCGACGGTTGGAATCTCGCGGTGGCGACCATGGCCGTCGAACGCACCGCGATCGGCAACTACGTCAACATCGACCGATCGGCCGCGCTGCGACATGTTGCCCGTCAGGACGGGTTGGATCGAGATGCCGCCCTGCAGGCCCTCGGTGAGATCGAGGCCTACACCGCCGCGATACGAGCGCTGGTGTTGCGTGAAACACTCCGCTTGGCGCAGGGGCAGGCAGCCGGGCCGACCTCCAGCATCGCCAAGTACGCGATGGTCATGCTGCTGCGCCGCGCCTCCACCGCGACCCTTCGGCTCACCGGCGAGACCCCACTGCTCGAGGAGTCCGAGCCGGCCGTCATCGGCCCCTACTTGGACATGCCGTCGGAACTCATCGGCGGCGGGACCGCCGAAATACAGCTGACAGTGATCGCATCCATGATCCTCGGTCTGCCACGCAAGTAA
- a CDS encoding amidohydrolase family protein, which produces MKTDLGFTFFDCDNHYYEALDAFTRYIEPEYRKRGIQWAQIDGRQRLLVGGRVNRFIPNPTFDPVGKPGALDEYFRGRNPKGADMNSLFGELEPIPAAYRDRDARLALMDEQGMQGCIMLPTLGVGMEQALLSDLDALVATFRAFNRWMEEDWGFAYKERIFAAPYITLCKPAAAVRELEWALERDARFIVMVPGPIATDVGMRAPGDPMFDDFWRLANDSGITVCYHSGETYYSKFMPAWGEPDYMMSFQALLGFRSLFSGDALQDTFANHLHNGLFLRFPNLRMASIESGSAWVFHLFEKLTKSYGQIPFIYQEDPRETFKRHVWVSPFYEDELASLLKLLGPERIIMGSDFPHVEGLAEPASYIKDLENFDYTPEQCRTVMRDNGLGLATRRPV; this is translated from the coding sequence GTGAAAACGGACTTGGGTTTCACATTCTTCGATTGCGACAACCACTATTACGAGGCGCTCGACGCGTTCACCCGGTACATCGAACCGGAGTACCGGAAGCGCGGGATTCAGTGGGCGCAGATCGACGGCCGGCAGCGGCTGCTCGTCGGCGGTCGGGTCAACAGGTTCATTCCGAACCCCACCTTCGATCCGGTCGGCAAGCCGGGCGCGCTCGACGAGTACTTCCGCGGCCGCAATCCCAAAGGCGCCGACATGAATTCGCTTTTCGGCGAACTGGAACCGATTCCCGCTGCCTACCGCGACCGCGATGCACGACTGGCGTTGATGGACGAGCAGGGAATGCAGGGCTGCATCATGCTGCCCACCCTCGGCGTCGGGATGGAGCAGGCGCTGCTGTCCGACCTCGATGCTCTGGTGGCGACGTTCCGCGCGTTCAACCGGTGGATGGAGGAGGACTGGGGATTCGCCTATAAGGAGCGCATTTTCGCCGCGCCGTATATCACGCTCTGCAAGCCGGCGGCCGCTGTGCGCGAACTGGAGTGGGCGCTGGAACGCGATGCCCGCTTCATCGTCATGGTCCCCGGACCGATCGCCACCGACGTCGGCATGCGCGCACCCGGCGACCCGATGTTCGACGACTTCTGGCGGCTGGCCAACGATTCGGGCATCACCGTCTGCTATCACTCCGGCGAGACGTACTACTCGAAGTTCATGCCGGCGTGGGGTGAACCCGACTACATGATGTCCTTCCAGGCGCTGCTCGGGTTCCGGTCGCTGTTCTCCGGCGACGCGCTCCAGGACACCTTCGCCAACCACCTCCACAATGGCCTGTTTCTGCGGTTCCCGAACTTGCGCATGGCGTCGATCGAAAGTGGCTCGGCGTGGGTGTTTCACCTCTTCGAGAAGCTGACCAAGTCGTACGGCCAGATCCCGTTCATCTACCAGGAGGACCCGCGCGAGACGTTCAAGCGTCACGTCTGGGTGTCGCCGTTCTACGAGGACGAGCTCGCCAGCCTGCTGAAACTGCTGGGCCCGGAACGCATCATCATGGGTTCGGACTTCCCGCATGTGGAAGGTCTCGCCGAACCGGCGTCCTACATCAAGGATCTCGAGAACTTCGATTACACACCCGAGCAGTGCCGCACCGTCATGCGCGACAACGGGCTCGGCCTGGCGACCCGGCGCCCCGTCTGA
- a CDS encoding OsmC family protein yields MTTPKTEGTVIVAESGAGTYTQRITAGNHELVADEPRPVGDDAGPTPYDLLLAALGSCTSMTVRMYAKRKEWPLDQVRVTLRHSRIHAEDCADCETRVGLVNQIDLDIELIGDLDDEQRQRLLLIAGRCPVHQTLTSEVHITTTLR; encoded by the coding sequence GTGACAACACCCAAGACCGAAGGCACCGTCATCGTGGCCGAGTCCGGCGCGGGGACATACACCCAGCGGATCACTGCAGGGAACCATGAACTGGTCGCTGATGAACCGCGGCCGGTCGGTGACGATGCCGGGCCGACACCATACGATCTGCTGCTCGCGGCGCTCGGCTCCTGTACCTCGATGACTGTGCGGATGTACGCCAAGCGCAAGGAGTGGCCACTCGATCAGGTGCGAGTCACGTTGCGGCACTCACGGATTCACGCCGAGGACTGCGCAGATTGTGAGACACGCGTCGGCCTGGTCAACCAGATCGATCTCGACATCGAGCTCATCGGCGACCTCGATGACGAACAGCGGCAACGGTTACTGCTGATCGCCGGACGCTGCCCTGTCCATCAAACCCTGACGTCGGAGGTGCACATCACCACGACCCTGCGATGA
- a CDS encoding LLM class flavin-dependent oxidoreductase, whose translation MRFGNFMAPFHPVGQNPTLALERDLKLIAAMDELGFHEAWIGEHHSAGFEIIASPEVFIAVAAERTKHIRLGTGVSSLPYHNPLMLADRMVLLDHLTRGRVMLGCGPGQLTSDAHMLGIPADEQRPRMEQCLDAIMRLLRGETVTMETDGFTLKDARLQLKPYSDPCFDVAVAASFSPTGPRGAGKHGIGMLSIAATAKQGMDLLAHHWATWEEVAEENGHVADRSKWRLVGPMHLAETREQAERDVEYGIAEFSRYFRHILPAGPVQGDTAAEIIANNHESGFAVIGTPDDAVAKIEELVEASNGGFGAFLLFDHDWAPPAAKLKSYELFAQYVIPHFTGQLEGPAASADWVIGSGTEFVDRASHAIGKAIEDHEAERKARATST comes from the coding sequence ATGCGATTCGGAAACTTCATGGCGCCCTTCCACCCGGTCGGACAAAATCCGACGCTCGCTCTCGAGCGAGACCTCAAGCTGATCGCCGCGATGGACGAACTCGGGTTCCACGAGGCGTGGATCGGCGAGCATCACTCCGCCGGGTTCGAGATCATCGCATCACCGGAGGTCTTCATCGCAGTTGCCGCCGAGCGAACCAAGCACATCAGGCTTGGCACCGGAGTGAGTTCACTGCCGTACCACAACCCGCTGATGCTGGCCGATCGAATGGTTCTGCTCGACCACCTCACCCGCGGCCGGGTGATGCTGGGCTGCGGGCCCGGACAGCTCACGTCGGATGCGCACATGCTGGGCATACCGGCGGACGAGCAGCGTCCGCGCATGGAGCAGTGTCTCGACGCGATCATGCGGCTGCTCCGCGGTGAGACCGTCACCATGGAGACCGACGGATTCACCCTCAAGGACGCGCGGTTGCAGCTGAAGCCGTACAGCGACCCCTGCTTCGACGTCGCTGTCGCGGCGTCGTTCTCCCCCACCGGTCCGCGCGGCGCGGGCAAGCACGGCATCGGCATGCTGTCCATCGCCGCGACCGCGAAACAGGGTATGGATCTGCTCGCCCACCACTGGGCGACGTGGGAGGAAGTGGCCGAAGAGAACGGACACGTCGCCGACCGGTCGAAGTGGCGCCTCGTCGGCCCGATGCACCTTGCCGAGACCCGCGAGCAGGCTGAGCGTGACGTTGAATACGGCATCGCCGAGTTTTCGCGCTATTTCAGGCACATCCTGCCCGCGGGTCCCGTCCAGGGCGATACCGCTGCGGAGATCATCGCGAACAACCATGAGTCCGGTTTTGCGGTGATCGGGACACCCGACGACGCGGTGGCCAAGATCGAGGAGCTGGTCGAGGCGAGCAACGGCGGCTTCGGCGCATTCCTGTTGTTCGACCACGACTGGGCACCGCCCGCTGCGAAGCTGAAGAGCTATGAACTCTTTGCGCAGTACGTGATTCCACACTTCACCGGTCAGCTCGAGGGACCGGCCGCCTCGGCCGACTGGGTGATCGGAAGCGGAACGGAGTTCGTCGATCGTGCCTCGCACGCGATCGGTAAGGCGATCGAGGACCACGAAGCCGAACGAAAGGCGCGCGCCACGAGCACCTAG
- a CDS encoding MerR family transcriptional regulator, with the protein MTAEDQKREVKPGPASDRGVYGISVAAELSGISEQSLRLYERHGLIKPARSPGGTRRYSADDLVRLQRISELVAAGVNLAGIERILSLEDRNAALDKRNITLEGDNEELRAQQPKRRARRKKGTE; encoded by the coding sequence ATGACCGCCGAGGACCAGAAACGCGAGGTCAAGCCCGGCCCAGCCTCTGATCGCGGCGTTTACGGGATCTCGGTCGCGGCGGAATTGTCGGGTATCAGCGAACAGTCATTGCGGCTATATGAACGTCATGGGCTGATCAAGCCCGCACGGAGCCCTGGCGGCACCCGCCGCTACAGCGCCGACGACCTCGTTCGCCTCCAACGCATCAGCGAGCTCGTCGCTGCGGGAGTCAACCTCGCCGGCATCGAACGCATTCTCTCGCTGGAGGACCGCAACGCCGCCCTCGACAAACGCAACATCACCCTGGAGGGCGACAACGAAGAGCTACGGGCACAGCAGCCCAAGCGGCGGGCACGTCGCAAGAAAGGTACGGAGTAA
- a CDS encoding PAS and ANTAR domain-containing protein encodes MLLNPRHGAPDVDGRRGRSSTSTDGDSAARGSSGSIDDVNQVDASVGTAEPESIGRFRFYIDGQRWEWSKNVARLHGYEPGSVTPTTELVLSHKHPEDREKVAAVLDKMVHGEPFSSRHRIVDANGRTRWVIVIGERMLGEAGEVIGTSGFYVDYTDSMQTDVSAAVSKVAEARAEIEQAKGLLMAAYGISADRAFDILVWRSQETNIKVRELARRFLAEMAGTFPADTRSQVDHALLNIS; translated from the coding sequence ATGCTGCTGAATCCGCGCCATGGCGCCCCCGACGTCGATGGACGCAGGGGGCGGTCTTCGACATCGACTGACGGCGATTCTGCGGCACGAGGCTCTTCGGGCTCGATCGATGACGTGAATCAAGTCGACGCCTCGGTCGGCACCGCAGAGCCGGAGAGTATCGGGCGGTTCCGTTTCTACATCGACGGCCAGCGGTGGGAATGGTCGAAAAACGTCGCGCGACTTCATGGCTACGAACCCGGCAGCGTGACACCGACCACCGAACTGGTGCTCAGCCACAAGCACCCCGAGGACCGAGAGAAGGTCGCGGCCGTACTGGACAAAATGGTGCACGGCGAACCGTTCAGCAGTCGCCATCGCATAGTCGACGCGAACGGGCGTACCCGCTGGGTGATCGTCATCGGCGAACGCATGCTGGGCGAGGCGGGCGAGGTCATCGGCACCTCCGGTTTCTACGTCGACTACACCGACTCCATGCAAACCGACGTCTCGGCGGCGGTGTCCAAGGTGGCCGAGGCTCGCGCCGAGATCGAACAGGCCAAAGGACTACTCATGGCCGCCTACGGCATCAGCGCGGACCGCGCCTTCGACATCCTGGTCTGGCGGTCACAGGAGACGAACATCAAGGTTCGTGAACTCGCCCGTCGTTTCCTCGCTGAGATGGCCGGCACCTTTCCCGCGGACACCCGGTCGCAAGTCGATCACGCTCTGCTGAACATCTCCTGA
- a CDS encoding SDR family NAD(P)-dependent oxidoreductase, with protein MTLHIDLTGRRALITGAGQGVGRGLAHSFASAGAEVLVNDIDAGRADGVVDELRANDAQASPAVFDVTDFDAVTKAVAAAGDIDVLVNNAGNAGAEGFGGRGPFAESDPADWEPYLRVNLYGAMYCTRAVLPAMVGRRWGRIVTIVSDAGRTGDTNGAAYAASKAGAAGLTRSIAAENGRHGVTANNIALGTMRTPMTEQFWAEHADSPQAKAILQNYAIRRPGTPDDAAGIAVLLASDHGSWITGQTIPVNGGFSFTL; from the coding sequence GTGACGCTGCACATTGACCTCACCGGCCGTCGAGCATTGATCACTGGCGCAGGGCAAGGAGTAGGCCGCGGGTTGGCGCATTCCTTCGCCAGCGCGGGCGCCGAAGTGCTCGTCAACGATATCGACGCCGGCCGCGCCGACGGCGTCGTCGACGAGTTGCGCGCGAACGACGCTCAAGCGAGCCCGGCGGTGTTCGACGTCACCGACTTCGACGCCGTCACGAAAGCCGTTGCGGCGGCGGGCGATATCGACGTCCTGGTCAACAACGCGGGCAACGCGGGCGCCGAGGGATTCGGCGGTCGCGGCCCGTTCGCCGAATCCGACCCCGCCGATTGGGAGCCGTATCTGCGGGTGAATCTGTACGGCGCGATGTATTGCACACGCGCGGTGCTCCCGGCGATGGTGGGTCGACGCTGGGGTCGCATCGTCACCATCGTGTCCGATGCCGGACGTACGGGCGACACGAACGGGGCCGCCTACGCCGCATCGAAGGCGGGTGCCGCCGGGTTGACACGCTCGATCGCGGCCGAGAACGGGCGCCACGGGGTGACGGCCAACAACATCGCGCTCGGCACCATGCGCACACCGATGACCGAGCAGTTCTGGGCCGAGCACGCCGACTCACCGCAAGCCAAGGCGATTCTGCAGAACTACGCGATTCGCCGGCCCGGCACCCCGGACGACGCCGCCGGCATCGCCGTACTGCTCGCCAGCGACCACGGCTCGTGGATCACCGGGCAGACGATTCCGGTGAACGGGGGATTCTCGTTCACCCTCTGA
- a CDS encoding VOC family protein, which yields MTPPAHPLFEESWASEYRFFQLGHVVDDVVAAAGRWARTFGIGPFHVLPVVGQHADYGGEVRTVQIQVAVAQAGPVQIELIQQHCNTPSIFSEWSRNGTSAFHQMATLTADYDGKVAHFKALGFPIAAESLGGGFRVAYIDTAAEFGFYTEVVDAPSSFLDQVRGISDTCANWDGRDPVRIMTRGGYRVPD from the coding sequence ATGACGCCACCGGCACACCCGCTGTTCGAGGAGTCCTGGGCCAGTGAGTACCGGTTCTTCCAGTTGGGACACGTCGTCGACGATGTCGTTGCCGCCGCCGGTCGCTGGGCACGGACCTTCGGCATCGGGCCGTTCCACGTGCTTCCTGTCGTCGGGCAACACGCCGACTATGGCGGCGAGGTCCGCACCGTTCAGATCCAAGTCGCTGTCGCGCAGGCGGGGCCCGTCCAGATCGAGTTGATTCAGCAACACTGCAACACGCCAAGCATTTTCAGTGAATGGAGCCGAAACGGTACGTCCGCCTTCCACCAGATGGCCACGCTGACAGCCGATTACGACGGGAAGGTCGCACACTTCAAGGCTCTCGGCTTTCCGATCGCCGCGGAGAGTCTCGGCGGCGGCTTTCGGGTGGCCTACATCGATACCGCGGCAGAATTCGGCTTCTATACCGAGGTCGTCGACGCCCCGTCCAGCTTCCTCGACCAAGTGCGCGGCATCTCCGATACCTGCGCCAACTGGGACGGCCGTGACCCGGTGCGCATCATGACCCGAGGTGGCTACCGGGTGCCCGACTGA
- a CDS encoding acyl-CoA thioesterase — protein sequence MGGDESTSADDLTGPLRGTTLEASVLGALDTLERVLQLEPLGDNRFQATNEADRFGRIFGGQLLAQALYAAATTVEAHPPHSLHAYFLQTGDSRRPVEIVVHPVRDGRSMAARQVTVAQGDRTLLTALASFHSNPAEPELTHQQPHVPRPEEMPLLQHWVYRVPPQFRSNAQTWIDVPPAVEMRIAEPTTFLGGQQTSGPRSHWMRLPRSIGDRPALQNAVLAYASDYLMLDMALRCHPQPADYTSVAAVSLDHAIWLYRPVRFDEWHLYTQEIAAIAGHRALVHGVIRDAAGHVVANTAQEVLVRPITRST from the coding sequence GTGGGCGGTGACGAGTCCACCTCGGCCGACGATCTGACGGGGCCACTGCGGGGCACCACGCTCGAGGCGTCGGTCCTTGGTGCGCTGGACACCCTCGAGCGGGTGCTGCAGTTGGAGCCCCTGGGCGACAACAGGTTTCAAGCGACCAACGAAGCCGATCGGTTCGGACGTATCTTCGGCGGGCAGCTGCTCGCGCAGGCGCTGTACGCGGCGGCGACGACCGTCGAGGCGCACCCGCCGCATTCGCTGCACGCCTACTTCCTTCAGACGGGCGATTCACGGCGACCCGTGGAGATCGTCGTGCATCCCGTGCGCGACGGGAGGTCCATGGCAGCGCGGCAGGTGACCGTGGCGCAAGGCGATCGGACGCTGCTCACCGCGTTGGCGTCATTCCACAGCAACCCGGCCGAACCTGAATTGACCCACCAACAGCCGCATGTGCCCAGGCCGGAAGAGATGCCGCTGCTGCAACACTGGGTGTATCGGGTGCCGCCGCAGTTCCGCAGCAACGCGCAGACGTGGATCGACGTCCCGCCCGCGGTGGAAATGCGCATCGCCGAACCTACGACGTTCCTGGGCGGTCAGCAGACGTCCGGCCCGCGTTCACATTGGATGCGCCTGCCACGCAGCATCGGCGACAGGCCCGCACTACAGAATGCGGTCCTCGCTTACGCGAGCGACTACCTCATGCTCGACATGGCGCTTCGTTGCCATCCGCAACCCGCGGATTACACCTCGGTGGCGGCGGTCAGCCTCGACCACGCCATCTGGTTGTACCGCCCCGTCCGCTTCGACGAATGGCATCTCTACACGCAGGAGATCGCTGCGATCGCCGGACATCGGGCACTGGTTCACGGAGTCATTCGCGACGCCGCGGGACACGTCGTCGCCAACACCGCCCAGGAAGTCCTTGTCCGGCCCATCACTCGCTCGACGTGA
- a CDS encoding mycofactocin-coupled SDR family oxidoreductase, with protein sequence MPNTVGRVAGKVAFITGAARGQGREHAIRLAEEGADIIAVDVCGEIDSVPYPGATEADLDETAALVEKLDRRIVTAKADVRDVEELGKALQQGIDELGRPDIVVANAGISGSPAPAAMIEEAAWRTMLDINITGVWHTVKVAVPHMSDGRGGSIILVSSMLGLRGGGYMAHYASAKHAVVGLMNSLANELAPQWIRVNSIHPGNILTPMIDNDRFRRTLRPDLAEPTMADAGEIIGNFHLLPVPYFEARAVSNAVLFLASDEAKYITGAALPIDAGATAKF encoded by the coding sequence ATGCCGAACACAGTTGGCCGGGTAGCCGGCAAGGTCGCGTTCATCACGGGTGCGGCGCGCGGTCAGGGCCGCGAGCACGCCATCCGGCTCGCCGAGGAGGGCGCTGACATCATCGCCGTCGACGTGTGCGGCGAGATCGACAGCGTCCCCTATCCGGGAGCGACCGAGGCCGACCTCGACGAAACCGCCGCGCTGGTCGAGAAGTTGGACCGCCGGATCGTCACCGCGAAGGCGGACGTCAGGGACGTCGAGGAGCTCGGCAAGGCGCTGCAGCAGGGCATCGACGAGCTGGGCCGACCGGACATCGTCGTCGCCAATGCGGGCATCAGCGGAAGTCCCGCCCCCGCCGCGATGATCGAGGAAGCCGCGTGGCGCACGATGCTCGACATCAACATCACCGGCGTGTGGCACACGGTCAAAGTGGCCGTCCCCCACATGTCGGACGGGCGGGGCGGATCGATCATTCTCGTCAGTTCGATGCTGGGACTGCGCGGCGGTGGCTACATGGCCCACTACGCATCCGCCAAGCATGCCGTCGTCGGACTGATGAACTCGCTGGCCAATGAACTTGCCCCGCAATGGATTCGGGTGAACTCGATCCACCCGGGGAACATTTTGACGCCGATGATCGACAACGACCGGTTCCGTCGCACCCTGCGCCCGGACCTCGCCGAGCCGACCATGGCCGACGCGGGCGAGATCATCGGGAACTTCCACCTGCTGCCGGTGCCGTACTTCGAGGCGCGGGCGGTCAGCAACGCCGTGCTGTTCCTGGCATCGGATGAGGCCAAGTACATCACCGGCGCGGCACTCCCGATCGATGCGGGAGCGACGGCGAAGTTCTGA